The following nucleotide sequence is from Primulina tabacum isolate GXHZ01 chromosome 2, ASM2559414v2, whole genome shotgun sequence.
TTCCAAATGATCTTTAGGTGGATATAAACTCGCATAGTTTTGACCTGACTGTTGAGGAGACTCCTTTCCTTTCTATCCAATATTCAGGCAAAGTTTTTCTGGAAATGAATGATTTGTATTTATCTTTGGAAGCCATAATAATTTTGTCCAGTGGTTACTATTTTAGTACTTTCGGCATGCATATTGTTATACCAATGTTTTTTATGTAGGCTGGGTTGTTAGCACTCTTCTAGCCGGTGCCACTGTTGGTTCATTTACTGGGGGTTCGTTGGCTGATAAATTTGGTCGAACAAAGACCTTCCAGTTGGATGCAATCCCACTTACTATTGGAGCATTTCTTTGGTCTGTAGTTGGGATGGAGGATGTTTTGGATTTGATAAAGTTATTAGAATAACTGTGCCTAAACTGCCTCCTTATTTACAGTGCCACGGCTCAAAGTATAGAGGCTATGATAATTGGCCGTTTACTAGCTGGAATTGGGATTGGCATATCATCTGCTATTGTCCCACTTTATATATCTGAGGTACATTTGTTTCTCacctttttctattttctgtctTACTCAAATGCATTTTGTTCTTCATCTTACCTTGGTTTCTGCCACTAGATTTCACCTACCGAAGTTCGTGGCACACTCGGGTCTGTAAACCAATTGTTTATTTGTGTTGGGATTCTCGCGGCTTTGGTAGCTGGATTACCTTTGGCAGGGAATCCTTTGTGGTATTTTCTCATTTAAATCCTTCTGTATCGAAGCTGGATGATCACACATATTACTTTCCACAGTTCCACCAGATAcatcaagaattcttgaaatgcCTATGGTTGTCTCCATGGGAAATAGTCTTATATCTTTTTTCTTGAAATTGCCTTAAGAGTCAATAATGATTTGGCAAGTTTTTTGTGAATCAAGTCTGAAACCTACATTAGTTTCGTGTATAACTATCTTATGTTTTCATATTATATCGCTCGTGGGCCTTCAAGTTCAGCTGGTTTTATTTGGTTTTGAGTGAGTGAAAATTGTTTATTATTGGATTGTATAATGTAAGGTAGCTGAAGAAGGATTTGATTTCTTTTCAttgttatattataatataatggAGTGTCGGCATAGAGGATGTGAATAACTTTGTCTATATTGAATACAAGCCTAAAGATTCTATACAATATCATGACGATTTTGGTCTTCTATCATttgtttttcatgaatttttcatttcatattttAGCCTGCACTTACATTGCCTGATTATTATCTTACCAAGCATCTGATCCATGTATCAGGTGGAGGACAATGTTTGGTGTGGCGCTTGTTCCATCTATGTTATTGGCCCTTGGAATGACATTTTCTCCTGAAAGTCCACGATGGTTGTACCAGGTTCGAAACTTCAGTATAGAAAAACTTCAGATCAACAcatttctatatttttttttgtgtatCTGAATGGTTCTTCTTGTTAATTGATGCTTGATGAGGACCTTTTCTTTTTGTACAGCAAGGAAAAATTTCTCAAGCAGAAACGTCTATTAGGAAGCTATATGGAAAAGAAAGAGTTGCGGAGGTTATGAGTGACTTGGATGCTGCCAGTCAAGGTTCCTCTGAACCAGAAGCTGGATGGTTTGATCTTTTGAGCCGTCGTTACCGAAACGGTATATCTTTTGTTAACAAGTGGTTTCCTGACCCCACCAGCATTTAAAGATGCATATGTTGATGAACATGCATTTCCGGGGAAGAAGAAAGTGTAGAGAAAAACTATCCCCCTCTTTATGTTTGACTTTGTTGATTGTTTGTCATGTAAAAATGAAAAGTCAACGCCTCACAAAAAATCCACACATCCAAAATTTGTTAATCATAAATGGCCACTTGAACTCAACCATAGTAAGTTTAGATATGTTTGGACCATAGTTCTTCATAAGTGTGTTAACTTCTTTAGCACCATAAAACGAAGAACAATGGCTGGAAGTGTCAAGACTATTTGCTGGTGAACTAACTGCGTTTCAACTCTGGTTTCATTGACTCATCGATCTCCTCGTATTCTTCTTTCTCTTATGGGCTATGACTTACTCTCTTGGGATATATGTATTGTATGTCTGAGTTGGCTGATTGCGACAATTTGAGGGAACTGAGACATATAATTCAACTAATTTGGTGTGGATCCCTACCTTTTTCTGTCTAATATTCCTTCTTTCAACGATACATTAGTTTATGCCCCTTTCTTGTTGTAGGTGGTTTTTGTACTCATTATAGAATTATATATGCATCATAAATGAGGGCTTACAAATTTTGGTTGTATTCTATGTTGTTCGATGCGCTCGTAAATATAATTGAACAGTTAATGGGTGACCATAGTTTGGtttctttttgtccaatttcgtGTGAGCTTTTGTTGAAACATATAGTATCTCCTTGAAAGCAATACTTTTTCATGTTCCTCCGCAGTTGTCAGTGTCGGTGCAGCTCTCTTCTTGCTGCAGCAGCTTGCTGGGATAAATGCAGTTGTTTATTATTCGACGGCCGTGTTCCGTAGCGCTGGAGTTGCTTCTGATGTTGCTGCTAGTGCTCTAGTTGGAGCGGCAAATGTGTTTGGTTAGTTTTATTTTGGAGGTTTTGGGagttttatgattatatttgcCTAGCTTCCCTCACATGATTCCAATCGTTTGTTAGGCACAACTATTGCATCTTCATTGATGGACAAACAAGGAAGAAAAAGTCTTCTGCTTATAAGCTTTTCTGGAATGGTAAGATTACATTTTGGATACTTGATAGTAAAAGGTATTATTTGTAAACGTTTTAACTAAATTTCATGTCTGAGGTCTCAAAGACAAAAAGGATGATGCTTCTTGTGATAGGTGAAGACATACTTTAATCAAGAGGAATATACTCCACGAAAACATCATTTAGAACAATACCTTATCTTGAAGTACTGGCTTGTTTTGCCACTGAAATTATTTATGTCTGTTGAATTATCAGCTCTTTAACTGTATTTTTTATTTCCAAGGTAGGACTCGTTTTGACGGAATTTAATCTTATAAAATCAGCAATTTGTAATGTTATGAAGCATCAATGGGACATTTCATTAAATGTCATCGGTCTACATTGCTCTTTATCTTCAGACGAATGCTTAAagttttggaaaaactttttacctCTTCAAGGGACTTCAAACCTCTGTCTGGCCCACTGTACCTGTTTACTATGGATTGAGTTTTTCATTTATGGTTATTATAATCACTACCGATAACCAATTTGTGTGTGTTCGAAGGCCGCTTCTATGCTGCTACTCTTCCTGACCTTCACTTGGAATGCTCTGACATCTTATTCTGGAACACTTGCTGTCCTTGGCACTGTTCTGTAAGTTGTTAAATGCCCATAGTTCAGGTTCAGTTTCCATCTTTGTAGGATTGTTTCGTCTTTAATAGTATCGTATTGTTTGTTCCTTTCTGCAGTTATGTACTGTCCTTTTCTCTTGGTGCTGGTCCCGTACCTGCTCTGCTACTTCCAGAGATCTTTGCCTCTAGGATCAGAGCCAAAGCAGTGGCATTGTCTTTGGGCATGCATTGGGTAAGAAAATCTATGCAATTTGTCCACCACCAACTTTCTGCACCTCTATGTTTTTCTCTTGTTACATTCAATATCAACTTATTTTCCTGAATAAATTTGTGCACCACTTGAGACGGATATTGAAGAATTTCAGATTTTACAAGTGAAGTAGGCATTATTTCTGTAACCTAATACCGAGCATTATCTTATAATTGCTTCCTCAAGAAAAAACATATTGAGACTTCAAATATATTTCTTAAGATTTAAAGCAAATTAATTGAATCTGTTTATGTGTTATCAACTCGGTTAATATGATGCTTCCTTTGTTTCTCTCTCGCGCAGATATCCAATTTTGTGATCGGCCTGTACTTCTTGAGCGTTGTAAATAAATTCGGAATCAGCACAGTGTACCTGGGATTTGCATGTGTTTGTCTTCTGGCAGTCATGTACATAGCCGGTAATGTTGTGGAAACGAAGGGCCGATCTTTGGAGGAAATCGAGCTTGCTCTGAGTCCGGCTATCTGAGTACGCTATTCATGTATCTTACAGCTTCGTCTGCAGTTATGGGACAGGTTTGATTGATCATAGTCTAATTTCCCCCATTTGGTATCCTTTTCTTGGATGAGGAAGACATATTTGACATCTTGACATGGCTTTTCGGACAGTTCAGTGTACATTAATTTGTTTTTAGTTTGAACTTGTAGTAATGTCTCTTAACCAATAATACCCTTATAACTTACCCTTATA
It contains:
- the LOC142536953 gene encoding plastidic glucose transporter 4-like isoform X3 → MEDPFGLFGGVVKLGFSWELNFTCFCGARSPRSSSARARFFDRSNTTAIDSKLVSSWKMQASIKSGYGLQNRRLFLGVSDYGKKDSAFPVIETRLPMSKRTGCFGFRIGWASMGAKGSVESVFGSSTKFRSVRAQASEGDVEDAASAKIHVKSSGSVLPYVGVACLGAILFGYHLGVVNGALEYLAKDLGIAENAVLKGWVVSTLLAGATVGSFTGGSLADKFGRTKTFQLDAIPLTIGAFLCATAQSIEAMIIGRLLAGIGIGISSAIVPLYISEISPTEVRGTLGSVNQLFICVGILAALVAGLPLAGNPLWWRTMFGVALVPSMLLALGMTFSPESPRWLYQQGKISQAETSIRKLYGKERVAEVMSDLDAASQGSSEPEAGWFDLLSRRYRNVVSVGAALFLLQQLAGINAVVYYSTAVFRSAGVASDVAASALVGAANVFGTTIASSLMDKQGRKSLLLISFSGMAASMLLLFLTFTWNALTSYSGTLAVLGTVLYVLSFSLGAGPVPALLLPEIFASRIRAKAVALSLGMHWISNFVIGLYFLSVVNKFGISTVYLGFACVCLLAVMYIAGNVVETKGRSLEEIELALSPAI
- the LOC142536953 gene encoding plastidic glucose transporter 4-like isoform X5, with the protein product MQASIKSGYGLQNRRLFLGVSDYGKKDSAFPVIETRLPMSKRTGCFGFRIGWASMGAKGSVESVFGSSTKFRSVRAQASEGDVEDAASAKIHVKSSGSVLPYVGVACLGAILFGYHLGVVNGALEYLAKDLGIAENAVLKGWVVSTLLAGATVGSFTGGSLADKFGRTKTFQLDAIPLTIGAFLCATAQSIEAMIIGRLLAGIGIGISSAIVPLYISEISPTEVRGTLGSVNQLFICVGILAALVAGLPLAGNPLWWRTMFGVALVPSMLLALGMTFSPESPRWLYQQGKISQAETSIRKLYGKERVAEVMSDLDAASQGSSEPEAGWFDLLSRRYRNVVSVGAALFLLQQLAGINAVVYYSTAVFRSAGVASDVAASALVGAANVFGTTIASSLMDKQGRKSLLLISFSGMAASMLLLFLTFTWNALTSYSGTLAVLGTVLYVLSFSLGAGPVPALLLPEIFASRIRAKAVALSLGMHWISNFVIGLYFLSVVNKFGISTVYLGFACVCLLAVMYIAGNVVETKGRSLEEIELALSPAI
- the LOC142536953 gene encoding plastidic glucose transporter 4-like isoform X4 codes for the protein MKARSPRSSSARARFFDRSNTTAIDSKLVSSWKMQASIKSGYGLQNRRLFLGVSDYGKKDSAFPVIETRLPMSKRTGCFGFRIGWASMGAKGSVESVFGSSTKFRSVRAQASEGDVEDAASAKIHVKSSGSVLPYVGVACLGAILFGYHLGVVNGALEYLAKDLGIAENAVLKGWVVSTLLAGATVGSFTGGSLADKFGRTKTFQLDAIPLTIGAFLCATAQSIEAMIIGRLLAGIGIGISSAIVPLYISEISPTEVRGTLGSVNQLFICVGILAALVAGLPLAGNPLWWRTMFGVALVPSMLLALGMTFSPESPRWLYQQGKISQAETSIRKLYGKERVAEVMSDLDAASQGSSEPEAGWFDLLSRRYRNVVSVGAALFLLQQLAGINAVVYYSTAVFRSAGVASDVAASALVGAANVFGTTIASSLMDKQGRKSLLLISFSGMAASMLLLFLTFTWNALTSYSGTLAVLGTVLYVLSFSLGAGPVPALLLPEIFASRIRAKAVALSLGMHWISNFVIGLYFLSVVNKFGISTVYLGFACVCLLAVMYIAGNVVETKGRSLEEIELALSPAI
- the LOC142536953 gene encoding plastidic glucose transporter 4-like isoform X2, which produces MEDPFGLFGGVVKLGFSWELNFTCFCGFAATCSTARHLSIHLQHTKSIPRFSLNPGSPTRRPPKRKSRPIRARSPRSSSARARFFDRSNTTAIDSKLVSSWKMQASIKSGYGLQNRRLFLGVSDYGKKDSAFPVIETRLPMSKRTGCFGFRIGWASMGAKGSVESVFGSSTKFRSVRAQASEGDVEDAASAKIHVKSSGSVLPYVGVACLGAILFGYHLGVVNGALEYLAKDLGIAENAVLKGWVVSTLLAGATVGSFTGGSLADKFGRTKTFQLDAIPLTIGAFLCATAQSIEAMIIGRLLAGIGIGISSAIVPLYISEISPTEVRGTLGSVNQLFICVGILAALVAGLPLAGNPLWWRTMFGVALVPSMLLALGMTFSPESPRWLYQQGKISQAETSIRKLYGKERVAEVMSDLDAASQGSSEPEAGWFDLLSRRYRNVVSVGAALFLLQQLAGINAVVYYSTAVFRSAGVASDVAASALVGAANVFGTTIASSLMDKQGRKSLLLISFSGMAASMLLLFLTFTWNALTSYSGTLAVLGTVLYVLSFSLGAGPVPALLLPEIFASRIRAKAVALSLGMHWISNFVIGLYFLSVVNKFGISTVYLGFACVCLLAVMYIAGNVVETKGRSLEEIELALSPAI
- the LOC142536953 gene encoding plastidic glucose transporter 4-like isoform X1 produces the protein MEDPFGLFGGVVKLGFSWELNFTCFCGFAATCSTARHLSIHLQHTKSIPRFSLNPGSPTRRPPKRKSRPIRLRIQPLLARSPRSSSARARFFDRSNTTAIDSKLVSSWKMQASIKSGYGLQNRRLFLGVSDYGKKDSAFPVIETRLPMSKRTGCFGFRIGWASMGAKGSVESVFGSSTKFRSVRAQASEGDVEDAASAKIHVKSSGSVLPYVGVACLGAILFGYHLGVVNGALEYLAKDLGIAENAVLKGWVVSTLLAGATVGSFTGGSLADKFGRTKTFQLDAIPLTIGAFLCATAQSIEAMIIGRLLAGIGIGISSAIVPLYISEISPTEVRGTLGSVNQLFICVGILAALVAGLPLAGNPLWWRTMFGVALVPSMLLALGMTFSPESPRWLYQQGKISQAETSIRKLYGKERVAEVMSDLDAASQGSSEPEAGWFDLLSRRYRNVVSVGAALFLLQQLAGINAVVYYSTAVFRSAGVASDVAASALVGAANVFGTTIASSLMDKQGRKSLLLISFSGMAASMLLLFLTFTWNALTSYSGTLAVLGTVLYVLSFSLGAGPVPALLLPEIFASRIRAKAVALSLGMHWISNFVIGLYFLSVVNKFGISTVYLGFACVCLLAVMYIAGNVVETKGRSLEEIELALSPAI